A DNA window from Halorussus salinus contains the following coding sequences:
- a CDS encoding sulfite exporter TauE/SafE family protein has product MTEQQVTPSSSYERLMETFLKYQHVFVFLAPVVFVGTVVFGGIAPADAGRSYWLQYWWLFPVFMLGATIVNTVGISGSALFVPFLIFIFPLVARPLEPETLVKIGLISESFGLSSSALAFVQYGLVDRRLALSLVGGAVPFVVGGALLSFFIPEPVFHTLLGLALLAASYLLFKADLGHEEPSSSSDGASEGAAAAAETDGGTPDLPNDAAKPGQGGVRIDDEGVVTRVDRDGNDYTYERSGYLRRFANYSIGGTFQGLAGFGIGELGIISMLGSKIPVRVAIGTNHIVVASTAILASVVHVFGGGLVGGHTMSLSSTPWNIVVWTVPATATGGQIAPYVSAALDTGTIKKFVGGLFAVIATALFLMASGGVV; this is encoded by the coding sequence ATGACCGAACAACAAGTCACGCCGTCGTCGTCGTACGAGCGGTTGATGGAGACGTTCCTCAAGTACCAGCACGTGTTCGTGTTCCTCGCGCCCGTGGTGTTCGTCGGAACCGTCGTCTTCGGGGGCATCGCGCCCGCGGACGCCGGGAGGAGTTACTGGCTCCAGTACTGGTGGCTGTTCCCCGTGTTCATGCTCGGCGCGACCATCGTGAACACGGTCGGCATCAGCGGGTCGGCACTGTTCGTGCCGTTCCTCATCTTCATTTTCCCGCTGGTCGCCCGTCCGCTCGAACCCGAGACGCTCGTCAAAATCGGGCTCATCAGCGAGTCGTTCGGCCTGTCGAGTTCCGCGCTGGCGTTCGTCCAGTACGGTCTCGTGGACCGGCGACTGGCGCTCTCGCTGGTCGGCGGCGCGGTCCCGTTCGTCGTCGGCGGCGCGCTCCTGTCGTTTTTCATCCCGGAACCGGTGTTCCACACCCTCCTCGGACTCGCGCTGTTGGCGGCGTCCTACCTCCTGTTCAAGGCCGACCTCGGCCACGAGGAGCCGAGTAGCTCGTCGGACGGCGCGTCCGAGGGCGCGGCCGCCGCGGCCGAGACCGACGGCGGCACGCCCGACCTGCCCAACGACGCCGCCAAGCCCGGACAGGGTGGCGTCCGAATCGACGACGAGGGCGTCGTGACGCGGGTGGACCGCGACGGCAACGACTACACCTACGAGCGGTCGGGCTACCTGCGGCGGTTCGCCAACTACAGCATCGGCGGCACGTTCCAAGGACTCGCCGGGTTCGGCATCGGCGAGTTGGGCATCATCTCGATGCTCGGCTCGAAGATTCCGGTCCGGGTCGCCATCGGGACCAACCACATCGTCGTGGCTTCGACCGCCATCCTCGCGTCGGTCGTTCACGTCTTCGGCGGCGGACTCGTCGGCGGCCACACGATGAGTCTCTCCTCGACGCCGTGGAACATCGTCGTCTGGACGGTCCCGGCGACGGCCACGGGCGGCCAGATAGCGCCGTACGTCTCGGCCGCGCTGGACACCGGCACCATCAAGAAGTTCGTCGGCGGCCTGTTCGCGGTCATCGCCACCGCGCTGTTCCTGATGGCGTCGGGAGGAGTGGTCTGA
- a CDS encoding putative manganese transporter yields MISPEQALEILVFSVRDGFVQVSAFVAITVLLFSYVQYRTGGRVVRFLEDNERLQPIAGGLLGLTPGCGGAIVAMPLYVRGTVSFGTVVAALAATAGDSAFVILALAPEAALYAYGLAFVAAVLFGYAIDLWGLGIGRVDDAVERIGRPMTDGGFATTSVAEGGPSIPDYEEDAACGHDARAVGTDSGAMTTLSHGVHVLWWVVAFAGLVAGVEYLRRGAPEVALEFGPTFFGLFTVAGLLGTSASFYLHFVGRRFIGEGEAGRVRDDFESAYETFQHAAMETSMVTVWVLAAYLLYEYSVVVFALDIGALAAAAGVLAPIAGATLGLVPGCAPQIVFATLYANGDIPFSALTANAISQDGDALFPLMAIDLKAAIIATIYTTIPAIVVGVAVYYFWPYAQFGFGVVG; encoded by the coding sequence GTGATATCCCCGGAGCAAGCACTCGAAATCTTGGTATTTTCGGTCCGAGACGGCTTCGTACAGGTCAGCGCGTTCGTCGCCATCACCGTCCTGCTGTTCAGCTACGTCCAGTATCGGACCGGCGGTCGCGTCGTCCGGTTTCTCGAAGACAACGAGCGACTCCAGCCCATCGCTGGCGGTCTCCTCGGGCTGACGCCCGGCTGTGGCGGCGCTATCGTCGCCATGCCGCTGTACGTCCGCGGGACGGTCAGTTTCGGGACGGTCGTCGCCGCGCTCGCGGCGACGGCGGGCGACTCCGCGTTCGTCATCCTCGCGCTCGCGCCGGAAGCCGCGCTCTACGCCTACGGACTGGCGTTCGTCGCCGCGGTCCTGTTCGGCTACGCCATCGACCTGTGGGGTCTCGGCATCGGCCGCGTGGACGACGCCGTAGAGCGCATCGGTCGGCCGATGACCGACGGCGGGTTCGCCACGACCAGCGTCGCCGAAGGTGGCCCGAGCATCCCGGACTACGAGGAGGACGCCGCGTGCGGCCACGACGCCCGAGCGGTCGGAACCGATTCCGGAGCGATGACGACTCTCAGCCACGGCGTTCACGTCCTCTGGTGGGTCGTCGCGTTCGCCGGACTCGTCGCTGGCGTCGAGTACCTGCGCCGCGGTGCCCCCGAGGTCGCCTTGGAGTTCGGTCCCACCTTCTTCGGCCTGTTCACCGTCGCCGGACTGCTCGGGACCTCGGCGTCGTTCTACCTCCACTTCGTCGGCCGCCGGTTCATCGGCGAGGGCGAGGCCGGGCGCGTCCGCGACGACTTCGAGAGCGCCTACGAGACGTTCCAGCACGCCGCCATGGAGACCAGCATGGTGACCGTCTGGGTCCTCGCGGCCTACCTCCTCTACGAGTACAGCGTGGTCGTCTTCGCGCTCGACATCGGCGCGCTGGCGGCCGCCGCGGGCGTCCTCGCCCCGATTGCGGGCGCGACGCTCGGACTCGTCCCCGGCTGTGCGCCCCAGATAGTCTTCGCCACGCTCTACGCGAACGGCGACATCCCCTTCTCGGCGCTGACGGCCAACGCCATCAGTCAGGACGGCGACGCGCTGTTCCCGCTGATGGCCATCGACCTGAAGGCCGCCATCATCGCCACCATCTACACGACGATTCCGGCTATCGTCGTCGGCGTCGCAGTCTACTACTTCTGGCCGTACGCCCAGTTCGGCTTCGGAGTGGTCGGCTGA
- the uvrB gene encoding excinuclease ABC subunit UvrB, with protein MSDADSGPLSPDRPEAESEFRVDAPFDPAGDQPEAIEELAEGFRSGMEKQTLLGVTGSGKTNTVSWVVEEIQKPTLVIAHNKTLAAQLYEEFRNLFPDNAVEYFVSYYDYYQPEAYVEQTDKYIEKDASINEEIDRLRHSATRSLLTRDDVIVVASVSAIYGLGDPRNYEEMSLRLEVGDEVGRDELLARLVDLNYERNDVDFTQGTFRVRGDTVEIFPMYGRYAVRVELWGDEIDRMMKVDPLEGEVVSQESAVLVHPGEHYSIPEQTMDDAIAEIEDDLDDRIRYFERNDDLVAAQRIEERTTFDLEMMREAGYCSGIENYSVYLSDREVGDAPFTLLDYFPDDFLTVIDESHQTVPQIKGQFAGDKSRKDSLVGNGFRLPTAYDNRPLQFDEFEEKTDRTLYVSATPADYEREQSDQIVEQIVRPTHLVDPKVEVSDAEGQIDDLMDRIDRRTENDERVLVTTLTKRMAEDLTEYLEEAGVAVEYMHDETDTLERHELVRGLRLGEFDVLVGINLLREGLDIPEVSLVAILDADQQGFLRSETSLVQTMGRAARNVNGEVVLYADETTDAMAAAIDETQRRRAIQQEFNEENGFEPTTIEKEVSEANLPGSKTDTSGVTDGEPETDDEAEAHIEELEDRMNEAASNLEFELAADIRDRIRELREEFDVDVDVEGEGVPEPTDGF; from the coding sequence ATGAGCGACGCCGACAGCGGGCCGCTTTCGCCCGACAGACCCGAGGCCGAGTCGGAGTTCCGGGTCGATGCGCCCTTCGACCCCGCGGGGGACCAACCGGAGGCCATCGAGGAGTTAGCGGAGGGGTTCCGGTCGGGCATGGAGAAACAGACGTTGCTCGGGGTGACGGGGTCGGGGAAGACCAACACCGTCTCGTGGGTGGTCGAGGAGATACAGAAACCCACCCTCGTCATCGCGCACAACAAGACGCTCGCGGCGCAGTTGTACGAGGAGTTCCGAAACCTGTTCCCGGACAACGCCGTCGAGTACTTCGTCAGCTACTACGACTACTACCAGCCGGAGGCCTACGTCGAGCAGACCGACAAGTACATCGAGAAAGACGCCTCCATCAACGAGGAGATAGACCGCCTGCGTCACTCCGCGACGCGCTCGCTGTTGACCCGCGACGACGTAATCGTGGTCGCGTCGGTGTCGGCCATCTACGGTCTCGGTGACCCGCGCAACTACGAGGAGATGAGCCTGCGCCTCGAAGTCGGCGACGAGGTGGGGCGAGACGAACTCCTCGCTCGCCTCGTGGACCTGAACTACGAGCGCAACGACGTGGACTTTACGCAGGGCACCTTCCGCGTCCGAGGCGACACCGTCGAAATCTTCCCGATGTACGGCCGGTACGCCGTGCGCGTCGAGTTGTGGGGCGACGAGATAGACCGCATGATGAAGGTAGACCCCCTCGAAGGGGAAGTCGTCTCCCAAGAGTCGGCGGTGCTGGTCCACCCCGGCGAACACTACTCCATCCCCGAGCAGACGATGGACGACGCCATCGCCGAAATCGAGGACGACTTGGACGACCGCATCCGGTACTTCGAGCGCAACGACGACCTCGTGGCCGCCCAGCGCATCGAGGAGCGCACGACCTTCGACCTCGAAATGATGCGGGAAGCCGGGTACTGCTCGGGCATCGAGAACTACTCGGTGTACCTCTCGGACCGCGAGGTCGGCGACGCACCCTTCACGCTGTTGGACTATTTCCCCGACGACTTCCTCACGGTCATCGACGAGTCCCACCAGACTGTCCCCCAAATCAAGGGCCAGTTCGCGGGCGACAAGTCCCGGAAGGACAGTCTCGTAGGGAACGGCTTCCGCCTGCCGACCGCCTACGACAACCGGCCGCTCCAGTTCGACGAGTTCGAGGAGAAGACCGACCGGACCCTCTACGTCTCGGCGACGCCCGCCGACTACGAGCGCGAGCAGAGCGACCAGATAGTCGAGCAGATCGTTCGCCCGACCCACCTCGTGGACCCGAAGGTCGAGGTCTCGGACGCCGAGGGGCAGATAGACGACCTGATGGACCGCATCGACCGCAGGACGGAAAACGACGAGCGCGTCCTCGTGACGACGCTGACCAAGCGCATGGCCGAGGACCTGACCGAGTATCTGGAGGAGGCTGGCGTCGCGGTCGAGTACATGCACGACGAGACCGACACCTTGGAGCGCCACGAACTCGTCCGGGGTCTGCGCCTCGGCGAGTTCGACGTGCTGGTGGGCATCAACCTCCTGCGCGAGGGACTGGACATCCCGGAAGTCTCGCTCGTCGCCATCCTCGACGCCGACCAGCAGGGATTCCTCAGGTCCGAAACGTCGCTCGTCCAAACGATGGGCCGGGCCGCCCGGAACGTCAACGGCGAGGTGGTCCTCTACGCCGACGAGACCACCGACGCGATGGCGGCCGCGATAGACGAGACCCAGCGCCGTCGGGCCATCCAGCAGGAGTTCAACGAGGAGAACGGCTTCGAACCCACCACCATCGAGAAGGAGGTCTCTGAGGCCAATCTGCCGGGGAGCAAGACCGACACCTCCGGCGTGACCGACGGCGAACCCGAGACCGACGACGAGGCCGAGGCGCACATCGAGGAGTTGGAGGACCGGATGAACGAGGCCGCGAGCAACCTCGAATTCGAACTCGCCGCCGACATCCGCGACCGCATCCGGGAACTGCGCGAGGAGTTCGACGTGGACGTAGACGTGGAGGGCGAGGGCGTGCCGGAACCGACCGACGGGTTCTGA
- a CDS encoding rubrerythrin family protein, whose protein sequence is MNADKFLDSVRDDNETALSRLGSSKSLYAETEGEMEPETVFRAAADAEYAASETFGQWADDAAAEEVRETFADFADQERDHYEQVLGKLDGETPDDHDPSEVPAIHEYLRDLEDDPARVGGFLGRTLASEKSKEQMVGFFVGQADPQTAQLFRNLGDDLDGQLERGTALLAEVCESDEEWDAALDAASGAIQAAYDEYTETLEGMGVNPKPVC, encoded by the coding sequence ATGAACGCAGACAAGTTCCTCGATTCGGTTCGCGACGACAACGAGACCGCCCTCTCCCGACTGGGCTCCTCGAAGTCGCTCTACGCCGAGACCGAGGGTGAGATGGAACCCGAGACCGTGTTCCGCGCCGCCGCGGACGCCGAGTACGCCGCCAGCGAGACGTTCGGGCAGTGGGCCGACGACGCGGCCGCCGAGGAGGTCCGGGAAACCTTCGCCGACTTCGCCGACCAAGAGCGCGACCACTACGAGCAGGTCCTCGGGAAACTGGACGGCGAGACGCCCGACGACCACGACCCGAGCGAGGTGCCCGCCATCCACGAGTACCTGCGGGACCTCGAAGACGACCCGGCTCGCGTCGGCGGCTTCTTGGGTCGAACCTTGGCCAGCGAGAAGTCCAAAGAGCAGATGGTCGGGTTCTTCGTCGGGCAGGCCGACCCCCAGACCGCCCAACTGTTCCGGAACTTGGGCGACGACTTGGACGGGCAGTTGGAGCGCGGAACGGCGTTGTTGGCCGAGGTCTGCGAGAGCGACGAGGAGTGGGACGCGGCGCTCGACGCGGCGAGCGGTGCGATTCAGGCGGCCTACGACGAGTACACCGAGACGCTGGAAGGGATGGGCGTGAATCCGAAGCCCGTGTGCTAA
- a CDS encoding sensor histidine kinase produces MSSIGETIAGPLSSDETGDGRTGGDPRRTAGSGVIALTGFGLLVPTVSRLVAGPESLVAGLLAGLGTVVALVLVAAGYLIHRAGFSATNTLRIAGWNTLGVVVLGLVLGLVYLYRPVAVPPFVVATVLGVSAAAHVIIGVNDVRRIRAEELATEREKTAVLNRLIRHNLRNDVQVLGGFAERLTAEVEDPQLADVAGRVERKADDLGGMYDKVADIQQTIESEAAPTRSVELRPVADEVVAEYREEYPDADIEVAIPGDSSVRANDQLRRVLGNLVENAIRHHDGEAPSVRLAAEETGGRVEIRVADDGPGIPADEVAVLTGDRDLTQLDHGSGFGLWLVKWVVEGYGGDLRFEESDSGGTVVVVTLDAA; encoded by the coding sequence ATGTCGTCAATCGGAGAAACTATCGCCGGGCCGCTCTCGTCCGACGAGACCGGCGACGGTCGGACGGGTGGCGACCCACGCCGGACCGCCGGAAGCGGCGTCATCGCGCTCACCGGGTTCGGTCTCCTCGTGCCGACCGTCTCCAGACTCGTTGCCGGACCCGAATCCCTCGTCGCGGGCCTCCTCGCGGGGCTCGGGACGGTAGTCGCGCTCGTCCTCGTCGCCGCGGGCTACCTGATACATCGCGCCGGGTTCTCGGCGACGAACACCCTTCGCATCGCGGGCTGGAACACGCTCGGCGTCGTCGTCCTCGGATTGGTCCTCGGGTTGGTCTATCTCTACCGACCGGTCGCGGTCCCGCCGTTCGTCGTGGCGACCGTGCTGGGCGTCAGCGCGGCCGCCCACGTCATCATCGGCGTCAACGACGTGCGTCGCATCCGCGCCGAGGAGCTAGCCACCGAACGCGAGAAGACCGCGGTGTTGAACCGCCTCATCCGTCACAACCTCCGCAACGACGTGCAGGTACTCGGCGGGTTCGCCGAGCGACTGACCGCGGAGGTCGAGGACCCGCAACTCGCCGACGTGGCGGGTCGGGTCGAGCGCAAGGCCGACGACCTCGGCGGGATGTACGACAAGGTCGCCGACATCCAGCAGACCATCGAGAGCGAGGCGGCCCCGACCCGCTCGGTCGAACTCCGACCGGTCGCCGACGAGGTGGTCGCCGAGTACCGCGAGGAGTACCCCGACGCCGACATCGAGGTAGCGATTCCGGGGGACTCGTCGGTCCGGGCGAACGACCAGTTGCGCCGGGTCCTCGGCAACCTCGTGGAGAACGCGATTCGTCACCACGACGGCGAGGCCCCGAGCGTCCGACTCGCCGCCGAGGAGACCGGCGGTCGCGTCGAGATTCGCGTCGCCGACGACGGGCCGGGCATCCCCGCCGACGAGGTGGCGGTCCTGACCGGCGACCGCGACCTCACGCAACTCGACCACGGGAGCGGGTTCGGTCTCTGGCTCGTGAAGTGGGTCGTAGAGGGGTATGGCGGCGACCTGCGGTTCGAGGAGAGCGATTCGGGCGGGACCGTGGTCGTGGTGACCCTCGACGCGGCGTAG
- a CDS encoding SDR family oxidoreductase → MTATAERQAERTVLLTGCGSGIGRRTARAFAREGWTVYATDLRADLLDPLADECETAELDVTDSEQCEEVVARVADEAGGIDCLVNNAGFGVVGAIEDVSADLAREQFDVLVHGPHRLARAALPHLREAGTGRPGSGRIVNVSSVLGRAAFPGLGTYSSAKFALEGLTDALRLEVAPEVEVAAVEPAWVRTNFEAAAMDRMADAERSSAYDDVYDLYERGAALDGGPLAVGPERVAETILRAATDADPKTRYPVGWVARAIVSSRILPDRVRDRAIWRLAKSAIELRKWGLI, encoded by the coding sequence ATGACCGCGACCGCCGAGCGACAGGCCGAGCGCACCGTCCTTCTCACGGGATGCGGGTCCGGAATCGGCCGCCGGACCGCCCGCGCGTTCGCCCGCGAGGGCTGGACCGTCTACGCGACCGACCTCCGGGCGGACCTGCTCGACCCACTGGCCGACGAGTGCGAGACCGCCGAACTCGACGTGACCGACAGCGAGCAGTGCGAGGAGGTCGTCGCCCGAGTCGCCGACGAGGCCGGAGGCATCGACTGTCTGGTCAACAACGCTGGCTTCGGCGTCGTCGGAGCCATCGAGGACGTGTCGGCCGACCTCGCCCGCGAGCAGTTCGACGTGCTGGTCCACGGGCCCCACCGCCTCGCGCGCGCCGCCCTGCCCCACCTGCGAGAGGCCGGGACCGGCCGACCCGGTTCCGGTCGCATCGTCAACGTCTCCAGCGTCCTCGGCCGGGCGGCGTTCCCCGGTCTGGGCACCTACAGCAGTGCGAAGTTCGCACTGGAGGGCTTGACCGACGCGCTCCGACTGGAGGTCGCCCCCGAAGTCGAGGTGGCGGCGGTCGAACCAGCGTGGGTCCGGACGAACTTTGAGGCGGCCGCGATGGACCGCATGGCCGACGCCGAACGCTCCTCGGCATACGACGACGTGTACGACCTCTACGAGCGCGGTGCCGCCCTCGACGGCGGCCCGCTCGCGGTCGGCCCCGAACGCGTCGCCGAGACTATTCTCCGGGCCGCCACCGACGCGGACCCGAAGACGCGCTACCCGGTCGGGTGGGTCGCGCGAGCCATCGTCTCCTCGCGGATTCTGCCAGACCGCGTGCGAGACAGGGCTATCTGGAGGCTGGCGAAGTCGGCAATCGAACTGCGAAAATGGGGATTAATTTGA
- a CDS encoding sulfurtransferase, whose protein sequence is MSDSEYANDVLVTADWVEEHLDEFQSDDPEYRLVEVDVDTEAYDEAHAPGAIGFNWETQLQDQTQRDILEKADFEELLGSHGITEDSTVVLYGDNSNWFAAYAYWQFKYYGHDDVRLLDGGRDYWLDNDYPTTDEVPEFSAQTYDAAGPRESIRAYRDDVEKAIDRGVPLVDVRSPEEYSGEVLAPPGLQETAQRGGHIPGAKNISWAAVTNDDGTFKTREELADLYADEGIDGEGTTVAYCRIGERSSVAWFALHELLGYDDTVNYDGSWTEWGNLVDAPIETGSGE, encoded by the coding sequence ATGAGCGATTCAGAGTACGCGAACGACGTTCTCGTCACTGCCGACTGGGTGGAGGAGCATCTCGACGAGTTCCAGAGCGACGACCCCGAGTACCGACTCGTGGAGGTAGACGTAGACACCGAGGCCTACGACGAGGCCCACGCGCCGGGCGCTATCGGCTTCAACTGGGAGACGCAACTGCAGGACCAGACTCAGCGCGACATCCTCGAAAAGGCCGACTTCGAGGAGCTTCTGGGTTCCCACGGCATCACCGAGGACTCGACGGTCGTCCTCTACGGCGACAACTCCAACTGGTTCGCGGCCTACGCCTACTGGCAGTTCAAGTACTACGGCCACGACGACGTGCGCCTGCTCGACGGCGGCCGGGACTACTGGCTCGACAACGACTACCCGACCACCGACGAGGTGCCGGAGTTCTCCGCGCAGACCTACGACGCCGCGGGTCCCCGCGAGTCCATCCGGGCCTACCGCGACGACGTGGAGAAGGCCATCGACCGCGGCGTTCCCCTCGTGGACGTTCGGTCGCCCGAGGAGTACAGCGGCGAGGTCCTCGCGCCGCCGGGCCTCCAAGAGACCGCCCAGCGCGGCGGCCACATCCCCGGCGCGAAGAACATCTCGTGGGCCGCGGTCACGAACGACGACGGGACGTTCAAGACCCGCGAGGAACTCGCGGACCTCTACGCGGACGAGGGCATCGACGGCGAGGGCACCACGGTCGCGTACTGCCGCATCGGCGAGCGCTCCTCGGTCGCGTGGTTCGCGCTCCACGAACTGCTGGGCTACGACGACACCGTGAACTACGACGGGTCGTGGACCGAGTGGGGCAACCTCGTGGACGCGCCCATCGAGACCGGCAGTGGCGAGTAG
- a CDS encoding sulfurtransferase: MNENVVVSADWLADRLDEVRVVDVRDAWEYDGIGHVPGAVNIPFDSFRDEEGDAPGTLPGEEAWADLLGEAGISADDTIVAYDDTHGVFAARFLVTAEAYGHTDLHLLDGDFSSWMREHETESEAPEVEPTTYEVRAVPRTAEETSGDEPRVRDLDPEESPFVDHEEVEEAVDDPNSVVVDTRDDWEYDEGHIPGARLLDWKELVDDETRGLKPRDELEEILADHGITPDKRVVLYCNTARRISHTYVVLASLGYDDVDFYEGSLTDWEAVGGPIETES, from the coding sequence ATGAACGAGAACGTCGTAGTCAGCGCCGACTGGCTCGCCGACCGCCTCGACGAGGTGCGGGTCGTGGACGTGCGCGACGCGTGGGAGTACGACGGCATCGGCCACGTCCCCGGCGCGGTCAACATTCCCTTCGACAGCTTCCGGGACGAGGAGGGCGACGCTCCCGGAACCCTCCCCGGCGAGGAGGCGTGGGCCGACCTGCTCGGCGAGGCGGGCATCTCCGCGGACGACACCATCGTCGCCTACGACGACACCCACGGCGTCTTCGCGGCGCGATTCCTCGTGACCGCGGAAGCCTACGGCCACACCGACCTCCACCTGCTAGACGGCGACTTCAGTTCGTGGATGCGCGAACACGAGACCGAGAGCGAGGCCCCCGAGGTAGAGCCGACGACCTACGAAGTTCGCGCGGTGCCCCGCACCGCGGAAGAGACGAGCGGCGACGAGCCGCGAGTTCGGGACCTCGACCCCGAGGAATCGCCCTTCGTGGACCACGAGGAGGTCGAGGAAGCGGTAGACGACCCGAACAGCGTCGTCGTGGACACCCGCGACGACTGGGAGTACGACGAGGGGCACATCCCCGGCGCGAGGCTCCTCGACTGGAAGGAACTGGTGGACGACGAGACCCGCGGGCTGAAGCCCCGCGACGAGTTGGAGGAGATTCTGGCCGACCACGGTATCACGCCCGACAAGCGCGTCGTCCTCTACTGCAACACCGCTCGGCGCATCAGCCACACCTACGTCGTCCTCGCGTCGCTGGGCTACGACGACGTGGACTTCTACGAGGGGAGTCTGACCGACTGGGAGGCGGTCGGCGGTCCCATCGAGACCGAATCGTAG